A single genomic interval of Aureliella helgolandensis harbors:
- a CDS encoding 2-phosphosulfolactate phosphatase: protein MPRTVQIALLPSLISPAFLDSIDLAIVIDTLRFTTTACQALAAGATEIWTVSEVEEARRAAQAEHAKGRPTLLCGERECRPIAGFDLGNSPAEYLPDVIAGKQLIFSTTNGTRAVNAVRSVNRIALAAMVNRQAISNYASHSSNQHIGIVCAGTDGAVAMEDVLTAGALAERLTESVAACHLHGDSAHLALAAWRDVCGPQSAQVSKRIEHRFAACAGGNNLVKAGYEQDLHFAAQLDTLQAVPVAHPQCTPEPADSRCNALIFSTTKIA, encoded by the coding sequence ATGCCCCGCACCGTTCAAATCGCACTCTTGCCCAGCCTGATCTCGCCAGCGTTCCTCGATTCCATCGACCTGGCAATCGTGATCGATACGTTGCGTTTCACGACCACCGCCTGCCAAGCCCTGGCAGCGGGCGCGACAGAGATCTGGACGGTTAGCGAAGTCGAGGAAGCGCGGCGTGCAGCTCAAGCGGAGCATGCCAAAGGTCGCCCAACCCTACTGTGTGGCGAACGAGAGTGCCGCCCCATCGCCGGTTTTGATTTGGGCAATAGCCCCGCCGAATATCTACCCGACGTGATTGCCGGAAAGCAATTGATCTTCAGCACCACGAATGGAACGCGGGCCGTAAACGCGGTTCGCTCCGTGAACAGGATCGCTCTAGCTGCGATGGTCAATCGCCAAGCAATCAGCAACTATGCCTCGCACTCCTCCAATCAACACATCGGTATCGTGTGCGCCGGGACCGATGGAGCCGTTGCAATGGAAGACGTGTTGACTGCCGGTGCTCTAGCAGAACGCCTGACCGAATCAGTAGCCGCTTGCCACCTTCACGGTGATTCTGCCCACCTGGCTCTGGCTGCTTGGCGCGATGTCTGCGGTCCGCAATCCGCGCAAGTGTCGAAGCGAATCGAGCATCGCTTTGCGGCCTGTGCTGGCGGGAACAATCTGGTCAAAGCGGGCTATGAACAGGATTTGCACTTCGCTGCCCAACTCGACACACTCCAAGCCGTCCCAGTCGCTCACCCCCAATGCACTCCTGAGCCTGCCGACAGTCGATGCAATGCCCTGATCTTCAGCACTACGAAGATCGCTTGA